Below is a genomic region from Castanea sativa cultivar Marrone di Chiusa Pesio chromosome 2, ASM4071231v1.
gtGAGAAAAATATCATTGACATGTGAACAAAGATATTAAGAATAACCTTTATACATCaaagaataataatatttaatctaTTTATTCATATtgattttgttacttttgttatTGCCAgtacaaaattattgtttccTAATATTAGTGTATTCCATAAATAGGATATTGACTCAAAGCATTGGACTCCTCTTGTATCCATTTTTATCACGATCAGGCCAAGACAGAATAGTACTACACACGGTGAGTTTCACTGCTCTACTTTGAGGTCCTTGTATTGTGAGTAGTGACATTCCATGTATTTTCGCTAAtttgcatttaaaaattaaaaaatgtgaaCTCGTACATATCATTTGGTTAGTGTATGAGCAATAAATGTGTTAATATGATCTATATTCATGCATTGTGGCGTGAACATCTCATAAGTTATACACTATGATTAGCCTGGGTAGAGTCTTGTTTTGTGCGAATAAATATTAAATCACAAAGTCATGGTAGGTGTCAATTACTGTGTGTTTCCTGGTTTCTCTTACTTTGAAGTCTACCATGTTGAATGCAGGTGGATTATCAGTTTAATTCATCAACTGGTACACCGAAAATCCTGCGTGGTAATCAACATTTTATGTCTAATCTTTTGATGCTGTTGCAGTGGTCTCCATATTTGTTAGAAGCAGACCTTCTGAAGGAGGTGAGCTtgttcaaaaattaatttgttcCATTGCAACTTGTTCTTTTTGACATTGTATGTTTATATTGTGTCTAATTCAAATATGTGTTGTGTTAATATGCAAATATTTTACTGTGTTTATTTGGTTAATTAGATAATAGTTTACAAGTCacattatgaaattttttggagATGGGTTTGTGCATAGGCTAAGGCACAAAACAACAAGTTTACATCCTTATTTAGCTTCTCTTTAGGTTAATATATAGCTACACATACAAGTTGCACATAATCACAGGCTATCCCATGCGTTTTCCATGACAATTTACTGTGCACCAAGTAAGTATATATTCTGTGTCTTACCAGATTTGTTGATCAGCAGAAAGCCAGGCCTTGTCCGgctcatacattttttttttaaaataaagagagaggaTATTTTAAATGAGTTCCAtgctaaatattttcaatattctATTATCAATCATTACTTGCAATATTTACGCATTGACTTTTCAAATTATTTCTTTGAACGGGTGAATTTTCAAATTATCCTCTTCTCTAATATTCAACTAGCTTCTGAATATACTAAGTCCTCTCACCTCAATTTTGTCCCAATTTTGTCATGGGTGcatatttaattgaaattcaaagaCCAAATACTTGCAACTAACTCCAAAACTCTACAATAAGATTAAGTAAAAAtgacacattaaaaaaaagggcaCCTTTGAATAACCTActattttaatatctttttaaaacattttcagaTTCTCTCTTGAAAGAAAAAGTTCAAGATGAACTCAAGTTTCTAAGGATTCCATTGTATTAAAGTATAGAGCTTTCATGTGTTATTAAAGTACCAAAgcttctacaaatttttttacaaaaaatgtaCAAATTGATGTAAGCTAAATAGGTTAATTAGATAATTTGTACAGATTCCTCATTTTGTAAATGAAATTGTGCAGTCATGCTGAGTTCTATTTCTCACATCTAAATGACttcaaattttttgataattaatcaTTAACTTAAGAAGTTGGATCTTTTTAAATCCTCGTGTCAATTTTTTCATCCATGATTTCTGAGTGATAAAGGTCCAAATTACTGGTTTGTGCTCTCTATAGTGTAAGTGAAATGCTTGAAGTTATTCCAAAAGTATACATTATTAGTGACTTATTAACATGTAATGTTTTTTACTAATTGTTGGCGTTACTTGTAACATTATGTTAGCTTTATTGTGttacccttttttatttttttattttttattcataagtGTATATCTATTTTTAGGAATAATATATTGGTCCACAATCCACATGGATCATAATACAGAGAACAGTGGGGAGGTTGTGTTCATTGATTTGAATGATGATGCTGGCGAGGATGTTAATAATATTATAGATAATGACTGTATCATGGGACAACAAGGCAGTGGTGATGCTACACAAAATGTGCAAAAACACTGGATCACTATTCTTGAGAAAGGAATAGATCACTTGACAGATGCAGAAATAACTAGTTTGAGATTCAGTTCCATAGATGATGGCGGACAATTTTATAACACATATGCGAAGTTGGTTGGGTTTAGCATTCGCAAAGATGAGATAAAGCgtaacaaaaataacattgttaCCTCTAGGAGATGGGTTTGTGCAAAAGAAGGATTTCGAACAACAAGAAAGGAGGATAACTTAAATTGCAAGCGAGAGGCAAGGCCAATAACTAGAACTGGTTGCAAGGCAGCTTTTCGTATTAGGTTTGATCGAAGGTCAAATGAATGGGTAGTAGGAGAGTTTAAAAAGGAGCATAATCACGACTTAGTTGCTCAATTAGAGACTCAATTTCTCCGTTCACATAGGCATATTAAGGATTCTGACAAGGCTTACATTATAGCACTGCATAATGTTGggatcaaatcaaatcaaatcatgGACAATTTGATCCAACAAGCTGGAGGGTATGAGAATGTAGGGTTCATTCCAAAAGACCTCTACAACCATGTAGTGGCAGATCGAAATTCTAACATAAGTGATGGTGATGCTGAATGTGCTTTGGCATATTTACAAGCCAAGGCAGATATGGACTCGTCATTTTTTTACCGGTACATTGTTGACAAAGAAAGCCGTTTGGCCAATCTGTTTTGGACAGATTCTCAAAGTTGGTTAGATTATGAATGTTTTGGAGATGTACTGGCATTTGATACAACATACAAAACGAATGTATACAAAAAGCCTCTTGTTATATTGGTAGGAGTCAACCACCACCGGTAGACCACAGTTTTTGGTTGTGCAGTATTGGTTGATGAGACCATTGAAACATATATTTGGGTGTTGCAAAATCTACTTGTAGCAATGAACAATAAGACTCCTATTTCGGTTGTGACTGATGGGGACAAAGCAATGAGTGCAGCTATTAAAAGTGTTTTTCTAGAGTCTCGACATCGTTTATGTGTGTGGCGTCTTGATAGGAATGCTTTTGCAAATCTACCCAATACTGAAGCATATGAAAGTTTTATCACGTGTATGGTACGGTATGTTACACCAGATGAATTTGAAGACATGTGGAAGAAAATGGTCAACAAACACAATTTACATAACCATGAATGGTTGCATGAAATGTatgctaaaaaaaagaaatgggcAGAAGCTTACATGAGAGGTCATTTCTTTTCCGGGTGCAGGAGTACACAACGTTGTGAAGCCATGAATGCATTCTTCAATAGATACGTGAATAGAAAGACTAGGCTTTATCAGTTGTTCCAACAAGTTGATAGAGCACTTACACGTATTAGACACAATGAGATGGGGgcagattttagttcaaattataCTGAACCTATTCTGATTAGTAAGTTAGTTAAAATTGAGAAGCATGCTGCTAATATATTGACAAGGGAGATGTTCAGTAGGGTTCAGGAAGAAATAATGAATGAACAAACTTTCATTGTGCTTGATAGCACAAAGAGTGAAGGTTATCGTACCTATACCTTAACTCAATATGAATGTCCTGACTCAAAATGGGAGGTTGTGTATTATCCAAAAGATCAACATATGAAGTGCTCATGTTTGCTATTTGAATCGTATGGATATCCTTGTGTGCACTTATTTGCTATTATGAAGGCTGAACATTTGAAACAGATTCCACCATCATGTATAATGAAGAGATGGATGAAAACTACAAAGTCTGACCTATCTGACAAACATGAATCCCAAATTTCTCCGGATGTCATAAGTATGGCACGGTTTAGTGCATTGTCTTTTAGTTGTAGTCAGATGTGTTTCTTTGGCTCAAGAACAAAAGAAGGCTTTGAAGAATTGAAGGTTGAAATAGCAAGGTTGAAATGCCGCATGGAAGAACTttacaattcaaatataaatgcaaatggAGAAGGGATACATAGTAGAGTTGGAATCAAAAGAAATGTTCGTGACCCAGCTATTGTAAAGACTAAAGGTGACCATGGTAGCACAAGTAATAGCAGTGCCAAAGTTAGGCGATGCAGTAACTGTAGAGATGTTGGACACACAAGGCGCACATGTCCATCTATCCATATTCATCAAGGTGAACATGTTGACAGTGACAACTCACATGAATTCATGGAACAACCTGCATCAGATGCACCAGTTGACTCACCTAATTTACAAACAGATTATGTTGGAGACATTTAATCATGATGGGGGCAGATTTCAACATTCCTAATGCTATGCTGAGTACACCCCAACATTGTGAGGAAATTCTTTCATCGTTGTATTTCAATATCAACATTGCTcctttgaaaatttataaaaattgtagttgatatgtgtttctttctttgcaGGGAAGGTGCCTCCAGCATGTTAATGGTTGCGGCTAATAGATATCACATTCTTTGTCTTAGTTAGGTGCTAAGTGAAGTGCATATTTGTTTGCAGTTTGAGTGTGGGTGGGTGGGGGTTAGGGTAGCCTTTGTTGCTTAGTTAGGATGCTTTGTTATTAATTGAAGTTATAGGAGATACTATCAAGATATGATATTTGCACTCAATGTTGAGATAAGTTTTATATTTCCATTAATGAAGTTTGCACCGTAAATCTTGTTGAATTTGCCATTATAACATTTACAATTTAAATGCTGcaagtaattttaaatttgcAGAATCTTATGATAAATAGTACCATTGATACACCTTTAAAGCTTCAAATGGCACTTAGTAGCTGAGCTGTTCCTATATCAGAACTTCACCAAGGACACTCCATTTCAGGATTGCGAGCTTAGGTTGTAAATTTGATACTAACTTTCATTAACAAATCCTGAAAACTTGTTATCTGataaatcaattttctttacaGGTTTAGGCAGTGGGGCTTTGAAAAAGAATGGGGAAATTCTGCACAAAGAGTGTTGGAGACAATGAGATATTCAGACATACTTCAAGCACCTGATCTAATGCATATGAACTAGTCTGGTTTAAAAGGTGTTACATAGCATGACTTAGGATAGAAATGACAAGGTAATTGCTTGGTAGATTTTTGATAATCTTAATGAAGAAGATTGTCATTTGATGATAAGCTTGACTTCAaattataagttaaaaaaaaaaaaaacagtgaaatACAACCAAATAGCAAAATCATAAGtgacagttaaaaaaaaactgtttccTCCCGCGAAAAAGCGGATTTTCAGGTATTAGTTTATTAGTGTTGAGAACTGGAAAATTAAATGAGGCTCGTAGTCCTCAGACACTTTCTTCTTATTCTCTCTTtctgtgttttttatttatttataatttatctttttcttgcATTCAACAAACTCTACGAAAATACCCAGAAAggatcaagattcaagaatggTTAAGGAAACCGAGTACTATGATGTTATTGGCATTAGTCCCTCTGCTTCAGAGGAAGAAATCCGCAAGGCTTACTATCTTAAGGTctggttttttttatatatataacatttgaTTCTCTCATGTTTGTTACAGTTTTAAGGTTGTATTTACTTGGTGgtagttattttttcttttttgataaactctttttttttatattatttggtGATAGTTTGGTATACATATTATTGGTATTAGTATTTCTAATATTtcacatgacattttttttatcatttttttttctctagatCTTCATAGACAATTAGTAAATGGGGTTGTCTTATTTTATCTGTTATTGTATTGTTAGGATTGATAGAGGAAGCTTAGCTAGGAGACTATGACATAATAATTATGAGACCAGATGGTCTTTGATTGGTCATACAAACTTTGTTTGATACAATCAAGCCTTAGTTCCAAATTTTGGGATCGGCTGTGGATCCTCAAATAGTCTAGTCAGGAGGATTG
It encodes:
- the LOC142623291 gene encoding protein FAR1-RELATED SEQUENCE 5-like, translated to MDHNTENSGEVVFIDLNDDAGEDVNNIIDNDCIMGQQGSGDATQNVQKHWITILEKGIDHLTDAEITSLRFSSIDDGGQFYNTYAKLVGFSIRKDEIKRNKNNIVTSRRWVCAKEGFRTTRKEDNLNCKREARPITRTGCKAAFRIRFDRRSNEWVVGEFKKEHNHDLVAQLETQFLRSHRHIKDSDKAYIIALHNVGIKSNQIMDNLIQQAGGYENVGFIPKDLYNHVVADRNSNISDGDAECALAYLQAKADMDSSFFYRYIVDKESRLANLFWTDSQSWLDYECFGDVLAFDTTYKTNVYKKPLVILVGVNHHR
- the LOC142624987 gene encoding protein FAR1-RELATED SEQUENCE 5-like, producing the protein MNNKTPISVVTDGDKAMSAAIKSVFLESRHRLCVWRLDRNAFANLPNTEAYESFITCMVRYVTPDEFEDMWKKMVNKHNLHNHEWLHEMYAKKKKWAEAYMRGHFFSGCRSTQRCEAMNAFFNRYVNRKTRLYQLFQQVDRALTRIRHNEMGADFSSNYTEPILISKLVKIEKHAANILTREMFSRVQEEIMNEQTFIVLDSTKSEGYRTYTLTQYECPDSKWEVVYYPKDQHMKCSCLLFESYGYPCVHLFAIMKAEHLKQIPPSCIMKRWMKTTKSDLSDKHESQISPDVISMARFSALSFSCSQMCFFGSRTKEGFEELKVEIARLKCRMEELYNSNINANGEGIHSRVGIKRNVRDPAIVKTKGDHGSTSNSSAKVRRCSNCRDVGHTRRTCPSIHIHQGEHVDSDNSHEFMEQPASDAPVDSPNLQTDYVGDI